The window CCGACCACGCCCATCTCCGCGCTCGGCGTCGGTAAGCAGCAGCTTGTCGAGATCGCCAAGGCGATCTCGAAGGACGTGCGGCTGCTCATCCTCGACGAGCCGACGGCGGCACTTAACGACAACGACTCCGAGCACCTGCTCGACCTGCTCCGTCAGTTCAAGGAACAGGGCATCACGTCGATCATGATCTCTCACAAGCTCGCCGAGATCGCCGAGATCGCCGACCGCACGACGATCATCCGCGACGGCCGGTCGATCGAGACCTTCGACATCGCCGGCGCCGGCGCGTCGTCCGAGGCGATCCAGAACCGCATCATCCGCGGCATGGTGGGTCGAGACCTCGACAACCGCTACCCCGACCGCGAGTCGCACCCCGGTGAAGAGGTGCTGCGGATCGAGGACTGGACCGTGTACCACCCGACCCAGCCCGGGCGCATAGTCGTCGACGGTGCGAACCTGACCGTGCGGGCCGGCGAGGTGGTCGGCATCGCCGGCCTCATGGGCGCCGGGCGTACCGAGCTCGCGATGTCGCTCTTCGGCCGCTCCTACGGCCGGGACATCTCCGGGAAGGCTTATCTGCACGGCAAGGAGATCGCCGTCCAGAACGTGCCGGACGCGATCCAGGCCGGCATCGCGTACGTGTCGGAGGACCGCAAGCAGTACGGGCTCAACCTCATCGAGGACGTGAAGCGCAACATCTCGGCGGCCGGCCTCGGCAAGCTGTCGAAGTACGGCTTCGTGGACGAGAACGAGGAGCTCAAGGTCGCCGAGGAGTACCGCGAGTCCATGAACATCCGCACGCCCAACGTGCTGGTGGAGGTCGGCAAGCTCTCGGGCGGTAACCAGCAGAAGGTGGTGCTGTCCAAGTGGCTGTACACCGCACCTGAGGTGCTGATCCTCGACGAACCCACGCGGGGCATCGACGTCGGCGCCAAGTACGAGATCTACACCATCATCAACGAGCTGGTCGCGGCGGGGAAGGCCGTGCTGGTCATCTCCTCGGAGCTCCCCGAGCTCCTCGGGATCTGCGACCGCATCTACACCCTGGCCTTCGGCCGCATCACTGGCGAGGCCGACGTGGCCTCAGCCACCCAGGAAGGACTCATGGCTCTCATGACGCAGGAGACCAAGCAGGAGACGAAGGCATGACCGGCATCGCGAATCTCAGAGAGCTGTTCACGCGCAATATCCGCACCAGCGGCATCTACATCGCGTTCGTGCTGATCATCGCGCTGTTCACCGTGCTGACGGATGGCAGGCTGCTCAGTGACCGGAACCTGACGACTCTCGTTCTTCAGTTCTCATACATCCTCATCCTCGCCATCGGCATGGTCATCATCATCATCGGCGGGCACATCGACCTGTCGGTAGGGTCGGTGGTAGCACTGACTGGTGCGGTAGCCGCCGTCGTCGTGATCCGGAACGGCCTGCCCTGGTGGGTCGGAGTGCTCGCCGCGCTGGGTACCGGTCTGCTGGTCGGTGCCTGGCAAGGGTTCTGGGTGGCGTACGTCGGGATCCCGGCATTCATCGTGACGCTGGCTGGCATGCTGCTGTTCCGCGGCCTCACCCTCGATGTGCTCAACAACGTCTCGCTCTCGCCGTTCCCGGCGGAGTACAACTCGATCGCCACCGGCTTTGTCCCCGCGCTGCTCGGCGGCTACGGGTACGACACGTTCACACTCGTTATCTTCGCGATCGGTGTACTGGGCTTCGCGTACAACTCGTGGCGCAACCGCCGCGCGCGTATCGAGTACAAGCAGACCGTCGAAGCGCCGGTGCTGTTCGTGCTGAAGCTCGTGGTCGTCGCGGCCGTCGTTATGTGGTTCGCGTACAACCTCGCCACATACCGCGGCTTGCCCGCGGTGCTGATTGTCCTGGCCGTGCTGGTTTTGGCGTATACGCTGGTCACCAAGCACAGCGTGTTCGGTCGCCACGTCTACGCCATCGGCGGCAACCTCGCCGCGGCACAGTTGTCTGGTGTGCGTGTTAAGCGCGTGAACTTCTGGATGTTCGTGAACATGGGCTTCCTGGCTGCAGTGGCCGGAATCGTGTTCTCGGCCCGGTCGGATACGGCTCAGCCAGCGGCGGGCAACATGTTTGAGCTCGACGCGATCGCGGCGTGCTTCATCGGTGGTGCCGCGGTGACCGGCGGTATCGGCACCGTGACCGGCGCGATGGTCGGTGGCCTGATCATGGCCGTCATGTCCAATGGAATGTCGCTAATGGGCATCGACCAGTCGACGCAGCAGATTGTCAAGGGCATCGTGCTGCTGCTGGCCGTGGCGTTCGACGTCTGGAACAAGAAGCGGGCCGCCGCCGCCCGCTGAGTGTTCAGAGATGAGTTCGCCGACGGGCAACACGCACGGTGCCCGTCGGCGAACCTGTCACGAGATGGTGACCGACTTCTTCGGCAGCGCGTCCGGGGCGAAGGAATGAGAGCGGTCGCCGGAGTGGATTATCAACTTAGTGAGTTCATTGGTCATCGTGATCGTCGGGTAGATCGGCTGATTAAGTACTGGCGTCTCCGTGAATTTCCCAATCGACCATGTAGCCATGGTGCCTGTCGACGTGATCGTGAACTGATCGGTCGTAACTGTGTTCGTTGTGTAGTTGCGGTACGCCCATAGCTTGTTCACGTTTGGGAGTGTCGGGGTGTAGCTGATCCCCCACGGGAAGCTGACGCTCAGGCAGTCACCGCACGCCTCCCCATATTGGGTGTTGTCCGTCCATGCCGTCGTCAGCTCGACACGTGCCGACGGTAGCGGCTGGAGTACTCTGCCGGTTCCGCAGTGGTCGTAGAACTGGACGACTGTCGTCGGAGAGAGCAGTCCAGGCCTTGCGATCCAGCGCATAATTTGCGTGTTGTCGGTAGTCATATAGGCTATCGGTCTGATAGGTGATGTTGCCGAATTCTTTGACGACGACGCATCGGTTCAGCGCTTCGTAATTGGTCGTCTTGGAATAGTAGTGAGTTTTGCTGATCCACTCTGACGGCGCCCGAGCGGGTGCGGGCTTGTCTGCCGCCGTGGCTGTGGATGTCGTAGCGGACGTCGAGTTGTCCGTCCATGCCGTCGTTGTGGCCTGAGCTGATGTGATGGTGGCGCCGAGTAGTGCGGTCACGACCATGACCACGAGACTGACGGTTCTCAGTCGTCGCATGCTTGCCCTCCTGCTCCTCTGGTGAGGACGGATGTGCCCTCACATCGGGATCATATGGTTAAAGCGGGCATACGGGCCAATATACTTGAAGACCACGATACTTCACGGTTGGTGCAAAATGCCGATATTGGCGGTCGGTCCATGTGGACCGGTGCCCGGGCGACTGCAGTAGGGGCTACGGGTTGTCGGGCAGGGAGAATGGTTGGCATGCCTGACAAGATCGTGCCCGTCAACGCTTCAAGCCGCCGCGGCCGGCGTCCCGCCGGTCAGGACGCCCGCGCCGACATCCTCGCCGCCGCGCTCGAGGAGTTCGTCGACCGCGGGTACGAGGCGTCCTCCCTGCGGTCGGTCGCCCGCCGGGCCGGGGTGGACCCGGGCACGGTGCGGCACTGGTTCCCGGACAAGCCGCGGCTGCTGACCGCGGCGCTCGGCGTCTCGGGGATCGAGCCGGACAAGGTGGTGGAGCGGGTCACGGCCGGTCCGGTCGAGACCCTCGGGGAGCGCCTCCTGGAGGCGGTGGTCGGCATGTGGGACTTCGACGGCGGTGACACCGTCCGCGTGGTCATCCCGGCGATCATGTCCGATGCCGGGCTGCGCAGCCTGCTGCCCCAGTTCATCGGTGCGGCCATCATGGCGCCGGTCATGCGCGCCATCGACGCGCCCGACGCCCCGCTGCGCACCGCGCTGGTGGCCTCGCAGCTTTCGGGGGTGCTGCTGACCCGGTACCTGATCCCGCTGGACCCGTTGGCCTCGCTCGCGCCGGACCAGGTGGCGCGGCTCGTGGGGCCGACCATCCAGCACTACCTCACCGGCCCGCTCCCGGCCCCGTAGAAGAGGTCAGTGCAGGCGCAGGGCCCGTGCGACGTCGCCCCAGTGCACGTACGAGAAGCCCGTCGCGTCGCGCTCCGGGTCCGTGTCCGGGCCGGTCTCGGGCTCGTCGTGCGTCACCAGCAGGCCGGACCGGTACTCGCCCACTGGCGCGTTGGAGACCGCCAGCCCGTCCGAGCCGTTGACGTCGTCCACGCCGTCGCCCGCGACCCGGAACGTGCCGAGCGAGCGGTTCTTGCCGGTCAGGGCGTAGACGCCGTAGGTGTCGTCGCCCTGGCTGGACACGATCACGTAGCCCGTGCCGCCGCGGCCGTACCAGATGTCCACACCCTCGGCGTCGGCGGTCAGGTTCTTGCCCCCGTACGACGGCGCTTCCGGGTCCACGGGGGCGCATTCCTCGGTCTCGGGGTCGTAGGCGTCGTGCACGCCGAAGTCCGTGACCTTGTCGACCAGGCGCGGCTTGCCCGAGCCCAGCGGCAGCGGCACCCGCCACAGGCCGACGTCCTCCTGCGTGGCGTACAGCGTGCCGGTGTGGCGGTCCACGGCGACGCCCTCCAGCTGCGGCCCCACCCCGGGCTCCTCGCACGGCACCCAGGTGGTGCCGTCGGGCAGGCGGAACTCGCCGGGCATCGTCAGGTGCTCGACGTCGGTGTAGCCCACGCCACCCGGGCCGGTGGTGATGCGGGCCGTGGCGATAGTGGTGCTCCCCTCCTGGGTCACCACCGCATACGTCTCGCCGCGGCGGGGCTGGTAGACGGCCAGGCCGTACGCGGTCTGGTCCTCGGCGACCGTCTCCCGGTCCGGGCTGAACAGGAACTCCAGCTCGGGCGCGGTGACCTCGGCCAGCGGCGTTGCGGCGTCGGCCCCTGCGGGGTCGATCGCGAAGAAGCGGATCTGGTCGTTGTACCGGTCCGAGACGACGGCGACGTCCGTCGGCGTGCCGTCCACGTCCAGGCCGTAGGCGATGTCCACGTTGTTGTACCGGCCGGAGACGCCGTCCGCGCGCGGGGCCGGCGTGGCCGGGACCGACTGCAGCTCGGTCGCGGCCACGTCATAGACCCGCAGGCCCCCCTCCTTGGCCGTCGCGACGACGATCGAGCGCTCCGAGTCATCGGGGTGCACCCAGATGGCGGGGTCGTCGCCGGACGCGTTGCCGCCGGCCTCGTCGTCGTACAGCGGGGCCGTCTCCACCGAGGTGGTGACGGTCGCGGGGCCGGACCCCGGTCGCCCGGACCCGCCGCTAGCGGCCGCGGCAGGTGCGAGCAGGGGCAGGACCAGCAGGGCGGCCGACAGGCCGACGAAGCGACGTCGCATGCGCAGAGGCTCCCGCACCCAAGTGACGCGAACCTGAACCCCAAACGAACACAAACCCGACCATTTGCTGTGGGCGTGATCGTTGCGACTACCCGCCCGCTTTAGGCGCAACGATCACGCCCACAAGCAACGGGTCAGTCCAGGAGGGGGTCCAGGCCCCAGAGGGGAAAGGTCGCGCGACGGGTCGCCTGGACTGCGCGGTCCACGGCGTCGGCAGGGTCGTAGCCGTCGCGCCAGCGGCGGAACGGCACCTCCGCGGAGCCGAGCGTGCGCGCGGCCTCCAGGCCCAGGCCCTCGACGACGGCGCGCCACGCGGCGGGCAGCTCGGCCCCGCGCGCCAGCGGCGTGTGTGCGGCTTCGGCGACGAGCGCCGTCCAGACGAGCGGCACGACGTCGGTCACCGCGTAACCGCCGCCGCCCAGGGCGAGCCAGCGGCCGTCGGCGTGCTCGTGCGCGAGCGCGTGCGCCCACTGCTGGGCGGTCCACTGCGCGTCCACCGAGACGTTCAGGTTCGAGAGCGGGTCCCGCCCGTGCGCGTCGCAGCCGTGCTGGGAGACGATCGCCTGCGGGCGGTGCTCCCGGATCAGCGCTGGCACGACGGCGTCGATCGCCCGCAGCCAGTCCGGGCCCGAGGTGCGGGCCGGGACGGGGATATTGACGGCGGTGCCCTCTGCGGGGCCCGGGCTGCCGACGTCGGCCGAGGCGCCCGTGCCGGGGAACAGGGTGCGGCCGTCCTCGTGGATCGAGACGGTCAGCACGCGCGGGTCGTCCCAGAAGATCGCCTCCACGCCGTCGCCGTGATGGGCGTCGAAGTCGAGGTAAGCGACACGCTCCGCGCCCAGGTCCAGCAGGCGCCGGATGGCCGCGGCGGCGTCGTTGTAGACGCAGAAGCCCGAAGCAGCGCCCGGCATCGCGTGGTGCATGCCCCCGGCGACGTTCACGCCGTGCGCGATCTCGCCGGTCCAGAGCGCGTCGGCCAGCTCCACGGACCCGCCGAGCTGGCGGGCCGCGGCCTCGTGCATCCCGACGAACAGGGGGTCGTCGTCGGTGCCGAGGCCCCGCAGGAGATTGGGCTCCAGCGTGGTCCCGGCGTGCCGGACGGCGGCCACGTAGTCGGCGTCGTGCACCGTCTCGATGACGGAGTCTGTCGCGGGCTCGGCCTCCACCACCTCGAGCGTGGGCTGGTCCAGCAGGCCGAACGCCTCGACGAGCCGCATCGTCAGGTCGAGGCGGGCCGGGGCCATGGGGTGCCCGGGGCCGAAGTCGTACTCGAGGAGTCGCGGACTCCAGACCAGCCGGGCGAGATGCACGCGCCCACGGTAACGGACGCGAACTGTGCCGGGCGCTGTGGCTCAGGCGCCGTCGGCGAGGTAATCTTGGTGTTGCCACCCCCTGCGGGGGGAGAGGAAGTGAAGCCGGGAACTCCCGCCGGACGACGGGATCCCGGCTTTCGCGTGTTCAGAGCTGGATCTCGATCTCGTCGATTCCCGGACCCAGGGAGTCGCGTATATCGAGGTTGGAGCCCCGCCGCGCCTGTCCGACCGCGCCGGCGACTGCATCCGCCACCCAGAGCATCGGCTCGTCCGTGGGAAGCGCGAAGTCGATGTGGAGCGCAGCGGGCATCGCTTGCTTGGCGTGCAGCGCTGCGAACATCCTCCTGTCGCGAGTGTTCAGGGACTGGGTTCGGGACTCGAGCCAGACCCTGGAGACGTCCAGCATGCCCAGCTCGAACACGAGGCGTTCCAGGCAGAGGCGGCGGGCACGTTCTTGTTTCTTCGCGTCGATGGGCGCGCCAACAACGACGACGTGCACCAGATCGTGCTCCGCGATGGCAGACGCGATCTTGGCACGCCGTGGCGCCGACTCGTCTCGCCAGTGGAGCCGGCGCGTTCCCTTGAGGAGCAGGCCGCGCAGGTTGTCTCGCATCGGGTCGCATGCTGTTGGACTGGCTACCGCCGCCGCGAGCAGATAGAGCCCGTCACGGTCCCGGCTCGGCATCTGCATCGACTCGTCCACCCATGCGTGCAGAACTAAGTCACCTGTCAGCGCGTACTCCTTTTCCACCGACGGATCATTGCGCAGAAAGCATGATCATGCTCGCTCAAACAGCGTTGCTTATACGCAACAGCCATCAGAGGATCGTCGCCGTCGGCCACCCCGGGTTTCTGCTCAGCGCGGGGCGCGCGACGTGGCACAGTAGGGCGTCGATCGTCGAGATGTGGGGGAGGAACGGGTCAGATGGCGCCGAGCCTGCGGCACCGGTTGTACGGGGTGCGAGAGCTGGTGGACGAGCTGGCCTTCCGTGCCCCGGCACGCCTGGCCGTCACGGTCTTCGCGGGCGTAGTCGCTGTGTTCGCCCTGCTCCTGCTGGTGCCGTTCGCGACCGCCGACGGCCAGGGCGCGAGCTTTGTCGATGCTGTGTTCACCGCGGTCTCCGCCGTGTGTGTCACGGGGCTCGTCGTGCAGGACACGGCGACCTACTGGTCGCTGTACGGGCAGATAGTCATTCTCGCCGGCATCAAGGTGGGCGGCTTCGGCATCATGACCGTCGCCTCGCTGCTCGGCATGATGGTGTCGCGCAAGATCGGGCTGACGCAGAAGCTGCTCACCGCGTCGGAGACCAAGACGAGCCGCCTGGGCGACATCGGTTCGCTGATCCGGGTCATCATCGTCACCGCCACCACGCTCGAGCTGTCGATCGCCCTGCTGCTCTTCCCCCGGTTCCTGGTGATCGAGGGCAACGTGGGCACCGCTGCCTGGCACTCGCTGTTCTACGGGATCTCGGCGTTCAACAACGCCGGGTTCGTGCCCACCACCGAGGGCCTGATGCCGCACGTCGGTGACTGGACGCTCGTGCTGCCCATCGCCCTCGGTGTGTTCATCGGTGCGCTCGGGTTCCCCGTCATCCTCAATGTCCAGCGCGCCCTGTCCCGGCCTGGTCGACGCTGGCGCAGCTGGACCAAGCGGCTCTCCCTGCACAGCAAGCTCACACTCGTGACCAGCGGCATCCTGTTCGTCGTCGGTGCGCTGCTGATCCTGGTGCTGGAGTGGACCAACCCCGCCACGTTCGGGCCACTGAGCTTCGGGGAGAAGCTGCTGGCGGCCGTGTTCGCCGGCATCATGCCGCGCTCCGGAGGGTTCAGCACCGTCGACGTCGGGGCCATGACCGAGTCGAGCTGGCTCATCCAGGACGCTCTGATGTTCGTGGGTGGCGGTTCGGCGTCGACCGCCGGCGGTATCAAGGTGACCACGCTCGCCGTCATGCTGCTCGCGATCGTCGCCGAGGCGCGCGGTGACCGGGACATCGAGGCGTTCGGCCGCCGCATCCCGCGGGACGTGCTGCGGCTGTCGATCGCCGTCGTGTTCACGGGGGCGAGCATCGTGCTGGTCTCGTGCGTGGCGCTGCTGCAGGTGACCGACCTCCCCCTGTCCCAGGTGCTGTTCGAGGTCCTGTCGGCGTTCGCGACCGTCGGGCTGTCGACGGGGATCACTCCCGGCCTGCCGGACGCCGGGAAGTACGTGCTGGCGGTCCTGATGTTCGTGGGGCGCACCGGGGCGGTGACCGTCGTGGCGGTGCTGGCGCTGCGCGACCGGCGGCGCATCGTACGCTTCCCCGAGGAACGACCGATCATCGGGTGAGGCCGGAGTGCAGTGCAGGGTGAGGGCCGAGGAACGAGGCACTCGCCCGGAACGGAACGCAGGTCTCACCCGAAAGAAGGCATCGGGTAGCAGCGAACGAGCCACACGTGGCGAGAGAGGAACATCGTGCCGGAGAAGAAGCCCGACCGGGATGCGGGTGTGCTGGTGATCGGCCTCGGCCGGTTCGGGTCGGCGATCGGCGCGACTCTGGACCGCCTGGGCCAGGACGTGCTCGCCGTCGAGCAGAACCCCACGCTGGTGGCCCAGTGGTCCGGGCGCCTGCCGCTGGTGGAGGCCGACGCGTCCAACCCGGAGGCGCTGGAGCAGCTCGGTGCGAAGGACTATGCGGTAGCGGTGGTGGGTGTCGGCTCGTCTCTGGAAGCGTCCGTGCTGATCACGGGCAACCTGGTGGACCTCGGCACGCCGCAGATCTGGGCCAAGGCGATCTCCGCGGAGCACGGCCGCATCCTGACCCGTATCGGCGCCCACCACGTGGTCTTCCCGGAGACCGACGCCGGT is drawn from Promicromonospora sp. Populi and contains these coding sequences:
- a CDS encoding phytase, with the translated sequence MRRRFVGLSAALLVLPLLAPAAAASGGSGRPGSGPATVTTSVETAPLYDDEAGGNASGDDPAIWVHPDDSERSIVVATAKEGGLRVYDVAATELQSVPATPAPRADGVSGRYNNVDIAYGLDVDGTPTDVAVVSDRYNDQIRFFAIDPAGADAATPLAEVTAPELEFLFSPDRETVAEDQTAYGLAVYQPRRGETYAVVTQEGSTTIATARITTGPGGVGYTDVEHLTMPGEFRLPDGTTWVPCEEPGVGPQLEGVAVDRHTGTLYATQEDVGLWRVPLPLGSGKPRLVDKVTDFGVHDAYDPETEECAPVDPEAPSYGGKNLTADAEGVDIWYGRGGTGYVIVSSQGDDTYGVYALTGKNRSLGTFRVAGDGVDDVNGSDGLAVSNAPVGEYRSGLLVTHDEPETGPDTDPERDATGFSYVHWGDVARALRLH
- a CDS encoding TetR/AcrR family transcriptional regulator yields the protein MPDKIVPVNASSRRGRRPAGQDARADILAAALEEFVDRGYEASSLRSVARRAGVDPGTVRHWFPDKPRLLTAALGVSGIEPDKVVERVTAGPVETLGERLLEAVVGMWDFDGGDTVRVVIPAIMSDAGLRSLLPQFIGAAIMAPVMRAIDAPDAPLRTALVASQLSGVLLTRYLIPLDPLASLAPDQVARLVGPTIQHYLTGPLPAP
- a CDS encoding TrkH family potassium uptake protein; protein product: MAPSLRHRLYGVRELVDELAFRAPARLAVTVFAGVVAVFALLLLVPFATADGQGASFVDAVFTAVSAVCVTGLVVQDTATYWSLYGQIVILAGIKVGGFGIMTVASLLGMMVSRKIGLTQKLLTASETKTSRLGDIGSLIRVIIVTATTLELSIALLLFPRFLVIEGNVGTAAWHSLFYGISAFNNAGFVPTTEGLMPHVGDWTLVLPIALGVFIGALGFPVILNVQRALSRPGRRWRSWTKRLSLHSKLTLVTSGILFVVGALLILVLEWTNPATFGPLSFGEKLLAAVFAGIMPRSGGFSTVDVGAMTESSWLIQDALMFVGGGSASTAGGIKVTTLAVMLLAIVAEARGDRDIEAFGRRIPRDVLRLSIAVVFTGASIVLVSCVALLQVTDLPLSQVLFEVLSAFATVGLSTGITPGLPDAGKYVLAVLMFVGRTGAVTVVAVLALRDRRRIVRFPEERPIIG
- a CDS encoding acetoin utilization protein AcuC; translation: MHLARLVWSPRLLEYDFGPGHPMAPARLDLTMRLVEAFGLLDQPTLEVVEAEPATDSVIETVHDADYVAAVRHAGTTLEPNLLRGLGTDDDPLFVGMHEAAARQLGGSVELADALWTGEIAHGVNVAGGMHHAMPGAASGFCVYNDAAAAIRRLLDLGAERVAYLDFDAHHGDGVEAIFWDDPRVLTVSIHEDGRTLFPGTGASADVGSPGPAEGTAVNIPVPARTSGPDWLRAIDAVVPALIREHRPQAIVSQHGCDAHGRDPLSNLNVSVDAQWTAQQWAHALAHEHADGRWLALGGGGYAVTDVVPLVWTALVAEAAHTPLARGAELPAAWRAVVEGLGLEAARTLGSAEVPFRRWRDGYDPADAVDRAVQATRRATFPLWGLDPLLD
- the mmsB gene encoding multiple monosaccharide ABC transporter permease, translating into MTGIANLRELFTRNIRTSGIYIAFVLIIALFTVLTDGRLLSDRNLTTLVLQFSYILILAIGMVIIIIGGHIDLSVGSVVALTGAVAAVVVIRNGLPWWVGVLAALGTGLLVGAWQGFWVAYVGIPAFIVTLAGMLLFRGLTLDVLNNVSLSPFPAEYNSIATGFVPALLGGYGYDTFTLVIFAIGVLGFAYNSWRNRRARIEYKQTVEAPVLFVLKLVVVAAVVMWFAYNLATYRGLPAVLIVLAVLVLAYTLVTKHSVFGRHVYAIGGNLAAAQLSGVRVKRVNFWMFVNMGFLAAVAGIVFSARSDTAQPAAGNMFELDAIAACFIGGAAVTGGIGTVTGAMVGGLIMAVMSNGMSLMGIDQSTQQIVKGIVLLLAVAFDVWNKKRAAAAR
- the mmsA gene encoding multiple monosaccharide ABC transporter ATP-binding protein, which translates into the protein MADSAPTDILEMRGITKTFPGVKALQDVSLTVRRGEIHGICGENGAGKSTLMKVLSGVYPYGTYEGDIVLDGEAAEFGNINDSEARGVVIIHQELALVPYLSIAENIFLGNERRRGVGAIDWNRTNAEAAVLLERVGLSESPTTPISALGVGKQQLVEIAKAISKDVRLLILDEPTAALNDNDSEHLLDLLRQFKEQGITSIMISHKLAEIAEIADRTTIIRDGRSIETFDIAGAGASSEAIQNRIIRGMVGRDLDNRYPDRESHPGEEVLRIEDWTVYHPTQPGRIVVDGANLTVRAGEVVGIAGLMGAGRTELAMSLFGRSYGRDISGKAYLHGKEIAVQNVPDAIQAGIAYVSEDRKQYGLNLIEDVKRNISAAGLGKLSKYGFVDENEELKVAEEYRESMNIRTPNVLVEVGKLSGGNQQKVVLSKWLYTAPEVLILDEPTRGIDVGAKYEIYTIINELVAAGKAVLVISSELPELLGICDRIYTLAFGRITGEADVASATQEGLMALMTQETKQETKA
- a CDS encoding TrkA family potassium uptake protein, which gives rise to MPEKKPDRDAGVLVIGLGRFGSAIGATLDRLGQDVLAVEQNPTLVAQWSGRLPLVEADASNPEALEQLGAKDYAVAVVGVGSSLEASVLITGNLVDLGTPQIWAKAISAEHGRILTRIGAHHVVFPETDAGSRVAHLVSGKLLDYIEVEDGFTIVKMRPPREAQGFTLAQSNIRKRYGITVIGVKSPGVDFVYATPETRVSANDLLVCSGHAELLERFAARP